A window of Syngnathus acus chromosome 17, fSynAcu1.2, whole genome shotgun sequence genomic DNA:
AAGTACTTGTTGAGAAGTGTTGCATATCAATAGTTACCCGTTTCCTACCCGGTTACAATATTGATAATTATTGCGAGAAATCATTAACATGATCAAGATAATATTTACGTTTATTTTCTAAGTGTGTATCAAAGTGATTGCCTTTGCTCATTCATTGCCAAATTGTTGCTCAATGCTTAAAGAAATATTGTTGACCCCTGACTAAGGTATGTAAACATAACTAAAAATGTACGAAAACAGAGTATAAATATCGTCCTTCGCATGTTGGTGATTCATTCTTTTGTACTCACACTAAATCTTTGTCCACTATAAAATGAAAGCTTTCTTAGGGTTTTCGCTATTTGTTATATCTTAAGCCGTAACCTCTGTTGACCGTTAATTGCTCCCCCTAGTGTTCACGGGGCCTTAGCGAGTTCGCTTATGCCTTGTGTTGGCATCCTGTTCTAGCCAATACATTGTACCTTAGCCATGTTAGTGACACAAATAGCTTCATGATTTAATGCATTCTGCATGCTGATGGATCCGCTGTTTATCTTAACCGAGCTCAGCTGGATCCAAAATGCCTCTTTGATGGTCATATCAGCTCCTGTGGCACATTAACATCCTGGCGAGTGCAGGAGCCAAAAGGCTATTTAGATGTAACAAAGTCTCCTCTGTGGCATGAATAGTGCATCTGCCGGAGGCGAGGCAAGCctcccctctctccctctccctgtCTGGCCGAGCCATCGTCCCAAGCCTCCGTAGAAACAGGAAGGGTAAGGCGGCCCGAAAATGTCGATTCAGGTTTTGGTGGAGCCTGTTATCAGTTTCCTGCAGCCCAGACCAGAATGATGTCTGCAGGGACAAAGTTCGGCTCTATTTCCTTTGCGGAGGGGAGAAAACACATTGGCTCCACCTCTGCTGCTTTGTTGTACATAGGAACCCCCCTTCCCCGACCCCGCAGGCCCCTGACTCAGCTTCCAGCTCTGATCCTCACAGGACTTTGTTAAGACAAGACTCTTAAGGCTTGACTGTGTATATGGAGGCCATGCGGCAACCATCACAAGATAGACAAAATTCCACTTCGTGCATTGTCAACACATCTATCACATTGGGAGACCAGCTGATCAATTCCATGATTTTTAGATTTTCACATACTAATGTttggtattttcttttctacagTTGTGTTAATTGGGGACTCAGGTGTCGGTAAGAGCAACCTGCTCTCTCGATTTACACGAAATGAGTTCAACCTGGAGAGCAAAAGCACCATCGGTGTGGAGTTTGCAACACGCAGCATTCAGGTGGATGGCAAGACGATAAAAGCTCAGATATGGGACACGGCGGGACAAGAGCGCTACAGAGCCATCACCTCAGCGTGAGTCCTTTTACAGTCTGGCAGATCTTTGTCATGAGCAGTCATATTTCGAGCCGTTAAAATTAACCATTTAATTAGCAACAAAacgattatcaaattaattgcctcatattttaataaagttttttttttttttactaaagatgaccagatttatttatttttgggtttaatcaagacatttgcaaacatctgcactttcataaattacattttattaaattaattgtattcaaataaaattatatgaatttttttagaataatcgattctaaaaatattcaataatgACAGCCCTACCTGTATTGAGTAGGAAAATTTACTGTTAAGACAAGCTAGAAAACTCAATAGTTTCTTCATTGtcatgcataaaaaaaaaaaaagaaaatacttcCATGTACTCACCTTTGTCGTTGTCCTTGACATGACCCAGATACTACAGAGGGGCCGTGGGGGCGCTCTTAGTGTACGACATAGCCAAGCACCTGACTTACGAAAATGTGGAGCGCTGGCTGAAGGAGCTGAGGGACCACGCCGACAACAACATCGTCATCATGCTGGTGGGCAACAAAAGCGACTTACGCCACCTCAGGGCCGTGCCAACGGATGAGGCCCGTGCCTTTGCAGGTACACAAACTCAACCAAATATTATCAGCACTTGATTCACCCTCTATTGGAAATTGGAGCTATATCTGTGTCAAGATGTAACACGATAACACACGTCTCTGTGTGAGTCTGCGAGAGATCAGCACTTCGCTTAGACAGCACATTTAAGCCGCTCGGCATTGTCGATTTTAGCAAGTATCCATTTTAGCTGTGTGGACAAGAAATGGAGCTGTGGATTTGGCAGCAAACTGTGAAATAAAAGTCATTCACAAATAGCGGCATAGAAGCCACATTTCGGAAATTTAGGGGATAACAGTTGTCCTGGACAgggttatttattttaacctTCATCGAGCTATGGCATGTATACattataaacacacaaaaacgtcACAAAGAAATATAGCCATATATACTGAAATAATGTTCTCGGCTCAATTTACTcacttctgccatctagtgcaTGAGCATTAAATTGCTCTGCCTATCAGACGTCGCTGACACACAGCTGGATGAATGATAATGAACTGTTAGTTTTGCAAAAACTTAACTATTACTGTACATTGTGTTTTCTCAGAGAAAAACAACTTGTCATTCATAGAAACTTCAGCCTTGGACTCAACAAATGTTGAAGAGGCCTTCAAGAATATCCTTACAGGTATGACTGTAGATTCCAACGGTCACGAAAAAACTTGTCACTCTCATGCTGTGGACAAAATAGTTACATTTGTTTAGGCAGGtaattgttcattttgtattaACTGCATGTTAGTGAGTCTTCTCTCCTAAATCGGAGTATTTTGTGTCAATTTCAAGTGGACACTTTACAGCCCATTCTCATTTTTTGCACAGAAATCTACCGCATCGTATCGCAGAAGCAGATCGCCGAGCGGTCGGCCCATGACGAGTCACCAGGGAATAACGTGGTCGACATCAGCGTGCCCCCGACCACGGACGGTCAGAGGGGGAGCAAGATTCAGTGCTGTCAGAATCTGTAACCCTGGAAAATATATCCTGCTCACTTTAAGGGTGGATTATAAATTGGGATCCAGTGCTGGCATGCTACTGCCTTCCTGGGCTGCGATGTAATCTGAAATTGCTATTTTTTAGATCCAGGTAACCGGTTCATGATCCAACAGAAGGAATTGATTTTAAGGTGTAATTTGACCCAGTCTGCTACAGTACATtctaatgcaaaaaaatggacTGCTGATACCACACAAGTTGTGACTTAACCATGATTGTACAGTAGTCAGGGAAGGTAGATGTTCGAGTGGTAGCAGCACTCCATTTTTGCATTCCTCTTCTCTTGGTCCAGTCATCTCAAAAAGCGGTAGTGATGCTGCTGATGCTTGCTTACTTCctgtaaaatatattgtttttatgtttatcATTTTGATAGCGTGTTTGCTCACATACATTATATTAATgccatgaaaataaattttacAATATTACGTGGTTGAGGAGGCTGGGGGTTCGTTTTCTCATTCAACTAGTGATGACGGAGACGTTGGCGAAAATTAGTACTGCAATGAAAGTGATTAAAAGTGCACTGCATTCCCGAACACTAGGTGGCGACAACACGGATAAGAACAAAAGAGCACTGGAGGTAAGAACTCAGTTCACAATGACAGTTTTTTTGGAGTCCCTCAAGTTTTATTGAACAGTAACTTTCCTGGGATGCAGCAGAGAGAGCAGGGTGACACAAAATACTAAATTTTAGTACTGCTGCTGAAAAACTTGACAATTACCGTGGCGTCCTTACAGACTACCTGCAAGCATCGATACATTAGTTTGTAATTCTTCTATTTAGAACGGGATCATCTTTAAAAAACGGGACATTTCTACTAGTCAATAGCTCAATTGGTGGCGCTTtacaagtcaaagcaaaaccaCAAGCATTTTTCAACAATCGTTTCAAGTGAACAAAGTATGCGCACTTGCTGCACAGATGGTCACTGAGTGCAGTTAGCATCTGATGTTATGATTGACTAGTAGGAGTAAGACTGTTGCCCTAGATGACAGAAATATTCACAAATACTCATTTCAACACCCAAATCTAAGAAGTGGGACACAAGATGTAAAACCATATAACGCAACCACTTTTATATCTCAACTTGGCTTGCTCTGCAGACAACCGTGTCTGGCAGTTAACATTTGTaatgtgcaaaataaatgtagtgATGGGAGCTTCATGACAAGTAATAAGATTAGTAACATAAATGGGGGGGGTGGAGGGGTGGATAGGTGATTGTGATCACAATTTGGTACAAAACAGCAAGGGTGGGGATTATCACACAAATGAATATTcgcaaaatgtttcaaaacaagACGTACATGTTTGGAGaggctttgcaaaaaaaaaaaaaaaaattgcaggaAAGGGTGATTGCATCCAATGCCAAAGGTGGCGCTATTTTTCTCAAAACGCACTTGGGGGCATATTCTTCCGCTCGCTCTTAGTCAATTCCGCAATTACGCATTTTCTAGGTGTGCGGGATTTTCTTGTCTTGGCTTCTgacatttggtgatctaaccccccaattccaacccttaatgctgagtgccaagcagggaggcaatgggtcccatttttatagtctttggtatgacccggccgggggttgaacccacaaccttccagtctcagggtggacactctaccactaggccactgagctggtttaaatgtgaaaatgacttGTGGATGGATGGGGAAGTTATAAACTGATTGTCAGGTGAGCACGGCTTATTTAACGGGCTACTTTGAAGGAACGTGGATATTTGCGTTGTGTATTTAATCAAATGGAAACCTATTGAGAGGACTGTGCTCCCGTTTTATTGGTTGAAAAAGCGTTCCCTGCGGCATTTCTATATGTATTCCTACTTCACAATCCGCACTCTCCAACAAAAGTATGAGAAATCCGGCGCAGCCCAAAAAGTGCATAAGCAGCACCCTTTTTCGGACTCGAGCACTCGAGAATATGCCCCTTTTTCACCTCTTATAACTTGCTTCCAAGAACGGGatgtttttcctcttcaactCTTTCGAATTGGTGACATCCAAGTGCTAAAGGCTTAACTGtcccaagtttttttttttttctttttttaacacataGCAAGAATCAACACATACTGTAACTGGAACACATTAAGGTTCAACTGGGGAGTAAAAATACAATTCGCGAGACGGACCCTTCCACCCATTCCGCAAACGTCTAATACAGGGCATATATTATCGACTAACAGTTTAGAACTCAGCACGCTGTGAAGAATTGTGCCAACTGCAGTGTCAGGTTGGTAGCATTAATTGCCAAGCTAAAGGTTGCCCCTCTTTCAAAAACAGGTAAATACAACATTGTGAAGGTGCATGTGGGGAATTATAGGTAGTGACTATGTTTCATATACTGTCGTAGCATGCTGTTGTTATATCCTGCTACATTAGCTCGTGTCTTAGTATTTGATACCTTTGTCCGAGACTTAAGGCCAGGCTGGTTAGTCCATCTTCATTTCTGTATTTCTGACGTCGACATCTCAGCACCGGCGGTCCGGACAAGACGTCAATGGTGACTCTGGTACCATCCTCAAACCACATTTGTGGCTCGCCAATACTGTAGTTTACATCAAGTGCTTCGATACAAAGACAAAAGTGGGAGAAAGTAGTCCCTCCCACTTTCAGGATGGTCCAGATGAAGTGCAAAGGTTCATTATCTTGATTTtgggtgggattttttttccgagTGCTTGGGCTGGCgtcattttaaatattccCCTTGGCGCCGGGCTGCACTCATACGATGGTCTCATCAGTCATTTTCTTTGTCGACTTGGTCGTCATAGAACTTTGGGTGGTGAGTGCGCCTTTCATGTCAGGCATAAGGAGACGCACTTTCTGATTGGTCCTCCTCCACTCAGAGTACAGCTGACAATGGTATCGAAATGAAACCTGGGAAAATGAGGTCATAGAAGGGAAGAACATCATCAGGGGAAAGCAGTGTAACAAGTACACTTCATTCATGTATTTTGTCATTACACGAgtatttgacttttgactcgACATACATATGAACATTTGACTGAGATCCATTTCTGGTTTTGGTGGTGTGACGTGACAGCATGtaccagaaataaaaaaagaataaacttTTGGGATACATTTAAAACTGTGTGGATGGGCTCTAAGAATATTACCAGTGTCCAGAGGAtgtagatggtgaagaggGCGATGGTGAGTGCGATTAGGCCAATAGCCTCGAGTCTGCTCTTGAGCTGCAGGTGGTCTTGGGCACCCCTCAGACACAGCCAGCCCGAGATAGCTGCCAGCGGTGTTATGAGCAGAAAGCAGGCCATGTCGCATAAGAGAGTCCGCTTCTCGCTGCGGGGGCCTGGGTCCTTCAGCCactggagaacatgcaaaaggAGTCATCATCTCATGAGCGGTTATGCAGTAAGACGATGATGATTTTTAAAGCAATGTTTAGTACACTTGACGATCCTTGATGTGCTATGTTCACAAATCGGACCTTGATATTGAGCAGAAAGAAAACCATTTACGCTTCTGAAACGTACTGTACGAAGCTTTTTGTGTCACACCACGTTACATGTTTACATCAATatgaaatatactttttagGGATAAACGTTGAAAGATGATTTATAATAACACTAAAATGAAGTTTGTGC
This region includes:
- the LOC119137303 gene encoding ras-related protein Rab-11B; this translates as MGNRDDEYDFLFKVVLIGDSGVGKSNLLSRFTRNEFNLESKSTIGVEFATRSIQVDGKTIKAQIWDTAGQERYRAITSAYYRGAVGALLVYDIAKHLTYENVERWLKELRDHADNNIVIMLVGNKSDLRHLRAVPTDEARAFAEKNNLSFIETSALDSTNVEEAFKNILTEIYRIVSQKQIAERSAHDESPGNNVVDISVPPTTDGQRGSKIQCCQNL